The DNA window TCATGTCGCACAAGGTCTCGGATAAACAACTGCAAGCAATCACAGACACTGTTTTCGGTGTGACTAATAAGGCTAAAGTTATCGATGTGATCAAATGCATGAGAACAGCTTCGCTAAATGCAGTACCAATTGTGGAGTCATCTAATGAAATAACAGAAGATCATACTCAGCTTGTAAATGTAAGCGTTTGAATTTAATTCATATACGCTAACAATAGTATGATTCTTGTTTTCCATGAAATTTGCAGGGGAAAAAGAGGAAGATTGTAGGAACATTTTCAGCAACGGACTTGAGAGGATGTCCTGTATCGAAAATGCAGCCTCTACTAAATCTAGAGGTCCTTGATTTCTTGAAAATGCTGTCTAATTCCGGGATGAGATCTTCATGGAGGGAACAAGTGACATGCCATCCAGAATCGTCACTCGGGGAAGTGGTGGAGAAAGTTGTTTCAGACAATGTGCATCGTGTTTGGGTGGTGGATGAACAAGGCTTGCTGGAAGGAGTTGTATCCCTAACTGACATGATAAGAGTCATCAGGCTCTGGTATCTTACTGAGTTTTTGCAGTAATGTGTAGTTGTTGTACACACACGCTGTTTTGCACCCGTTTTGTTCTGGTTGCTGTTTTGGTGTAAATGAAATGCAATCTGTTTATCAAATGACATGATCATTTCGCTCAAAAATTTGTCTACAagtaaaattgaagaaaaaagatggtaaGAGATAATATTGACAATACGAAAGGTAACTTGACAACGTTCTGTTACTAACTAATTTATATCGAAATCAAAAATGTCTTTGAAGCctttcttcatcaaatcatCTTGTTAAATTTTGACTTGTAACTTCGTCTTCTCCTTATTCGTCTAAGCTTTCATATTATTCTTAACGAACACTTCTCTTATGTCCAAACATAAAGATTGTAACCTATATAGATGTATTGAAGAAAACGTCGTCTTATATATTCATAAACGTTGCTCAATAATCAATATGCTCAAAAATGTGCCAAAGGATCAAAATCCAAATAAAGTAAATAGTTTGTAAAGAGCAACTCTCTCGTATGATATGATAAAGTATTACTCCATTATTATTCTTAAACAATATGTTTAAGTTCTTAATTttgatttagttaattaaattattgCTTATTTAGTTAAAGAGTAATCTATCTTATATATTCTAAGTGGTCGATGACAAATGGTATCGCTGAGCAGAAATTTGACAATTGACACGGTTGCATTGATTTATTACTTGGACTTTTATTTTGGTCTATAATTCCTCATTTTCTCtgatttattttaagtcatcAATCCAAACTTTTACTTAATTTACTTATAATTATAGTTAATTGAATTAGTTTGGTATAAATTAGCGGTGGGAGTAATTGAATAGTAAGTATTTACCATAAGAATTAAACTAATAGCCCTTCGTTACAAGCCTTGCTTCCTTTTATTCCTTGTAAACCAAATCTGCATATTAGTTCCTTATTTTCCTTCCATATCAAATATTCAACACCTCTTTGTTTGTGATTTTAACTTGAAAGTGAGATCTGAGATTTCCTCAATAAGGATCCTTTTCGGAATCTCCTTTACTGGATTTTCATTAATACTGATCACATTTCGGAGAAAGACATATGCGGTTGGATTAATACAATTATTGGTAACATTATAGTGCCATTCGTCATGTCTTCGTTCATTCCAGGAAATTTAAAAGGCAGAAATGAACGTAGAAAATCTCCATCTTCGTTATTCTTCTTCATCTAGCCTCAACACTAGATCACATTGCTCCGTTAACGAACTCCAATTTGAAAACATGGAAATGAAAGACGACAATAAAATTACTGACATGAAGAAAAGACCGCCCTCAGAATTCGGTGATTCAGGGTGGTTGAGCAATACATTTTTCATGAGATTGACGGCTAGGGATGTATTCGGTGTGGTGAAGTACCATCCTATACCGTGCATCTTCGCTACCACGTTGTTCTTCTTCATGGGCGTGGAATACACTCTTCATATGGTTCCATCTTCGTCCCCGCCTTTCGATCTGGGATTCATTGCTACGCGTCCCCTGCATCGTTTGCTTGATTCGAAACCCGCTCTCAACACTGTTCTTGCTGGCCTTAATACGGTACGcattttaaaatgaaatggTCACACAATTGATACCAGATCTAATATGCTTTATGCATTGCAACATTTTTTTCTGGTTCTGTTTTACAATTTGTCAATTCATTGATTCATCTCCGATGCATACAGGGGTTTGTTGGGATGCAAATGGTGTACATAGTATGGGCTTTCTTAATTGAAGGGCGACCAAGAGCGACTATTGCAACTCTGTTCATGTTTACATGTAGAGGTATTCTTGGATATTCTACGCAGCTGCCATTACCAGAGGTAAGCAAAAACCAATAAATGTATACAAGTATCTTATTTCCATTTTGTTCCTTAACAAGAATAAAGAAAATCTCAGTACACGAAGCATCATGCATTCACGTAGGATCTGATTTTCCAGTAGGAAATGTGTTGCACATTACTTGTTCAGGGCTCTGATTGTTTTCCGGTTTGTTAATGTAGGATTTCCTGGGGTCGGGAGCTGATTTTCCAGTAGGAAATGTGTCGTTTTTCTTGTTCTATTCGGGGCATGTTGCAGCATCAGTGATTGCATCGCTGGATATGAAACGTATGCAGAGATGGAAATTGTCTTATTTATTTGACACCTTGAACGTATTGCAGACGGTGAGATTGTTGAGTACAAGGGGCCATTACACTATTGATTTGGCTGTTGGAGTTGGTGCTGGAATTTTGTTTGATTCTCTGTCTGGAAAATATGAGGAGAATAAGAAAAAGGAATTGCTTGCAGATAGTCCTGATGGCACTACTAACGGTGCGTTTCATAACTCGAAATTGCACGAAAATGGTGAATATTTAAGTGTCTCTGCAGATTAGAACTTTTCATTTCAGCATAGTCATCGatttcattcttttcaactGTTAAAAAAACCTTTACTATAGTGTTGGTAtgttataaatttcaatttcccCCAGAAAATATTCAGTTATGAACAAATTGCGCATCACAAAGGGGCGATTCGAAAGCTTGTTATAGTCGCGAGTCACGACTCACCAGACATGTTATAGCAAATAGAACTCTGCAAGTCGCAAGTAATCTCCTAAAACATTCTACATCAAGGTTTAATAACAGATGAAGTGTACCACGACAGAAACAAATACATACACATAACGATGGGAGTATTGCAGTCCAGGAAACTACACTAAACTACCAGAGAATCGAAGTTTACTAttacaataataaaattgaatctAAAAGTCAGTAAACATGTAACAGGAAATGTCCTAAGGGTGATGCGGATGATGCATCAACAGCTAATAGGCGCAGGTGATTGATGCTGCTGTGAATGAACCAACCCTGGTTGgttaatattgttattttccatAGCTAAATCAGTTCCTTCCgtttctttctcctcttttggcCTATCTTCACTATCATTGCTGTGGGCATCCTTAGATACCCCGTTAACAGCATGTTCTGCTTGGTTGGCACTTACTCCTATGGTGACATTGGTCCCTTCCGCAGCGACTTCTTCTGGTTTGTTTTGAGACACCAGCTTTTCCTCAATATCTGCATTTTCTGACTTGTTCTGTTTACCAACATCAGCACTGTGAACTTCCTCAGATTCAGGCTCTGGCTTGTCCCCAGAGGGCAGTTCAGCACCTTTTAAGCACTCATCCTCTTCCACAGCTTCcacctctttcttcttcttgtcctCCATTTCAGCTTCTGCATTTTCCGACTTGTCCTGATTGCCGTCATCAGCACTGTGAAATTCCTCAGATTCAGAATCTGGCTTCTCCGCAGGGGGCAGTTTAGCATCCTCTATGCGCTCATCTTCTACCACAGCTTCCACCTCTTTCTTCCCCTCGTCCTCCATTTCACCTTCTGCTTCTCCAGCTTTCTTCCCCaagttttcattttcttctttggaAGATTCCATCCCTTTAGTTTCTGAACTTTCCTTCTCAGCTTTTGCAGCATCCTTTTCCTTGCTAACTTTCTTTGTACCAGATGATGTCCGGCGTTTTTTCTTTGGTGATTCAAGTAGTGAAGGTGGTCTCATTGCCTTGACCTTCTCACTGATCCTCGCTGATCTCCTTGGAGTCTCACCAGTACTCCAATCAAATTCTGCAATAGTAGGGTTTCCAGGATGTGCTTTGAGATACTGCTCCAACTGTTTGCGGTTTTTGACCTCCTCTCCTGTTGGAGTGATAAATACAACCTCACTCTTCTTTGGTGTACCCCCTTGCTTTGGGGTGAACTGCAAAGTGACAGAGGTAAAATATACGTCAGGTGTACATGTAAGCTACACAACAGCACATTTTGAATTCCCTTAAATAGGCCTACTCCTATGTCTCCCAAGAATGTCCAGAGTACACTACATAACGTACGTAGTCCAACTATCCATCTTCAGCACAGGTATAAACTACTCTCTCTACCTTTCACATGTAAGGTTAAGGTAATTTGCTGATTTCTTGATGAATAGGAAGAGTTGCATTAATAGTGATAGACTTCACAGTTCTTAAATATAAGGCAAGACTCCCTTATCATGATTCTAAAGATGGACTATCTAAGCTGTCAGGAAAAATGTTAAAGACCGCAACCAAAATATGAACAGGAACATAGGCtctctcttttcatcttcttttgagGTTTAATGACAAGGAATTCGAAGGGGTGACAAATAGAAGGATCGAGTTTTATGGTTATGACCCAACACACTAATACCCCGGTCAATATTGGTTGGTTCAGGGTGTAGCCTAGCTGTTAATGAAGTGATTGAGAGCCATGAAGTGTAAGGTTCAAATCACAGAGGAGGCAAAAACATTAGGTGATTCTTTCCATTTATTCTAGCCTTGATGGATAGAGTTACCTAATATTTATTGTTGGTGGAAATTGACAGATATCCCTGAAATTAGTCAAGGTGCACGAAAGCTGGCCCGGACACCACGGCCTCTATTCTTCAGTTTATCTTTTATCTTCCAGTCACTAAAGTAATTATCTTAGCCCAAAGTAGAAGGTTGACAATCAACCTGTTCAGATCGCGCTCTTTTAGCTCATTTCATCCCAACCTTTGATTAGCCAATACAGTATAACTAATTATACTGCATCAGTAAGTTATCTAAGAATTAAAGAGGCAAATTTACTGAGAGATGCAAAGCTAATTGATGATGCTGCACTTAGTAACAGTGAAACTCCCTCAAAAAACCCAATTTTTCCaccaagaaactaaaaaaaaactacttttaTCAACCAGAAACATGATTATGCTTCCTACTACATGAATTTTGTGAACcaaaagacaaaataattaaGCTGACCAACACCTATAAAAGTTCAAGCTACCATAGAACATGAATTAAGGTAACCAAAGAGCAAAAAAATACAGGAACATGATGGCTAcaagaaaaattgagaaagaaaattatTGAGTACCAATTTTTTCCATGAAGGAGGTGCAGCAAGCTCCACCGACACAATTTCATCATCATGACTCCCCTTCTCCATAGGACTTGCCATCCTTAAAATTGAccccaaaaaaaacaaaattccaACTTTGTTTCAAGCAAAATTCAGAAAGAAATTAAGACAGAATTTCAACTAAAAGTTTGTGATGAGCATGTATGAAGCTGCAGTAAAGAGGTTGTGTTTTTGCTTAGATAAAACTTGGCTGATAGCAACTGCCACGCCGTGAAACAGATAGACCACACGTGCCACGTAGCCAACTTTCAAGGACAAACGAGCCTTATCAGTTAACACATCCAAACCGACAATTTTCTCATATGCTCTTTCTAagtcataatacatatatataattcttaACTTAGTTTCAACGAATAATTATGTCATTCAATTTTGAGTGTGTACAAATAGAtccttaaatttgtataaaattaaataaatagacatATTTGTCCTACATGATataatacacgtaggatgcACGTAGGACATAAATTTTTCATGTTGGGTGTCATATAGGATgaatgtgtttatttgttcaattttatacaagtttaagtacctacttgtgcacacccaaaattaAAGGTAATAGTGTTAATGTATTACGCCTCTTTCTAATCCTCCTCTatctcattttctcattttaccTAACACTTAATTTAACAtgatatttaaggaaaataaatatataatattttaatttaatataaattttagatatttttgtgataataaattattacattcaagataaaatatattttataataagttaattttaattataataaaatgatatttttttgaaattgactaAGAAAAtcaagtgtcacataaattacgtgacatctttttctttttaattcgtCTTAAAAAAATGTCGTTTTACTATCATTAGAAacaatttatcttta is part of the Solanum stenotomum isolate F172 chromosome 8, ASM1918654v1, whole genome shotgun sequence genome and encodes:
- the LOC125872881 gene encoding methyl-CpG-binding domain-containing protein 11-like, with protein sequence MASPMEKGSHDDEIVSVELAAPPSWKKLFTPKQGGTPKKSEVVFITPTGEEVKNRKQLEQYLKAHPGNPTIAEFDWSTGETPRRSARISEKVKAMRPPSLLESPKKKRRTSSGTKKVSKEKDAAKAEKESSETKGMESSKEENENLGKKAGEAEGEMEDEGKKEVEAVVEDERIEDAKLPPAEKPDSESEEFHSADDGNQDKSENAEAEMEDKKKKEVEAVEEDECLKGAELPSGDKPEPESEEVHSADVGKQNKSENADIEEKLVSQNKPEEVAAEGTNVTIGVSANQAEHAVNGVSKDAHSNDSEDRPKEEKETEGTDLAMENNNINQPGLVHSQQHQSPAPISC
- the LOC125872882 gene encoding phosphatidylcholine:diacylglycerol cholinephosphotransferase 1-like, which encodes MNVENLHLRYSSSSSLNTRSHCSVNELQFENMEMKDDNKITDMKKRPPSEFGDSGWLSNTFFMRLTARDVFGVVKYHPIPCIFATTLFFFMGVEYTLHMVPSSSPPFDLGFIATRPLHRLLDSKPALNTVLAGLNTGFVGMQMVYIVWAFLIEGRPRATIATLFMFTCRGILGYSTQLPLPEDFLGSGADFPVGNVSFFLFYSGHVAASVIASLDMKRMQRWKLSYLFDTLNVLQTVRLLSTRGHYTIDLAVGVGAGILFDSLSGKYEENKKKELLADSPDGTTNGAFHNSKLHENGEYLSVSAD